A stretch of the Danio rerio strain Tuebingen ecotype United States chromosome 18, GRCz12tu, whole genome shotgun sequence genome encodes the following:
- the ptx3a gene encoding pentraxin-related protein PTX3: protein MASKSMWTFLQTMCLVASLSMAVSDNYDDDIEVGFGHNYFNEIPDEDQLEDETPTPSPEPCKNTAFTKWDKLFTMLENSQMKENMLLQYADDIIKVELQNLRGEMIQFVAQYGGSCASAVESSVRRAGTQTESCLQNALDRAREVSADRYEQHDAVLQQLLAVSVNQAAQLDRLEKGCLKSGAFKNIQTRHLMQDVTEIENGGKLEKSLETISSELQSIREQLSLYTRSAFADKLPSGCDTGLLFPTRSSKAHAEVSPHGLLRTNAVTICLWVKPTQVFNKTILFSYSTTGNAYELQLVLSGQSASFTVDGESHLVEASGAVQEGQWGHLCASWSSQQGLASLWVNGQQAASSPGVAEGHELRSKGSILLGQEYGRHYKHLSTPDTFDAELAFTGKMTGVNMWDRVLDPKEISQQARLYGTACGIRGNVVAWGVSDIQPKEGVKLLY, encoded by the exons ATGGCCAGCAAGTCCATGTGGACATTCCTCCAGACCATGTGTCTGGTGGCTTCATTGTCCATGGCGGTATCTGACAATTATGACGATGATATCGAAGTGGGCTTTGGACacaattattttaatgaaataccTGATGAGGACCAGTTGGAAG ACGAGACCCCCACACCGTCCCCTGAACCCTGCAAAAATACAGCCTTTACCAAATGGGATAAGCTCTTCACAATGCTGGAAAATTCCCAAATGAAAGAAAACATGCTCCTGCAGTACGCCGATGATATCATCAAGGTGGAGCTGCAGAATCTGAGAGGAGAGATGATACAGTTTGTGGCGCAGTATGGTGGATCTTGCGCATCTGCAGTTGAGAGCTCGGTTCGACGGGCCGGGACTCAAACAGAGTCGTGCCTGCAGAACGCACTGGACCGTGCGCGAGAGGTTTCAGCTGATCGGTACGAGCAGCATGATGCAGTCCTGCAGCAGCTACTGGCAGTCAGCGTAAACCAGGCCGCACAGCTGGATCGGCTGGAGAAGGGCTGCTTGAAATCGGGGGCTTTTAAAAACATCCAAACTCGACATCTCATGCAGGATGTGACAGAGATAGAGAATGGTGGGAAGTTGGAAAAGAGTCTGGAAACCATTTCCAGTGAGCTGCAAAGCATCCGGGAACAGCTGAGCCTTTACACCAGATCAGCTTTTGCTGATAAGCTTCCATCAG GATGTGACACTGGACTGCTCTTCCCCACACGTTCATCTAAAGCTCATGCTGAAGTCTCGCCCCATGGATTGCTTAGGACCAATGCAGTCACCATCTGCCTTTGGGTGAAACCAACTCAGGTCTTCAACAAGACCATCCTCTTTTCGTACAGCACAACTGGCAATGCCTACGAACTCCAGTTGGTGTTGAGTGGACAGAGTGCATCATTTACTGTAGATGGTGAAAGCCATTTGGTGGAAGCTTCAGGAGCAGTGCAAGAGGGTCAGTGGGGGCACCTTTGTGCATCCTGGAGCTCACAACAGGGCTTGGCCTCTTTGTGGGTGAACGGTCAACAAGCTGCAAGCTCCCCCGGTGTAGCTGAGGGTCATGAATTACGCAGCAAAGGAAGTATCCTTCTTGGACAAGAGTATGGACGTCACTATAAGCATCTCAGTACACCCGACACATTTGACGCAGAGTTGGCCTTCACAGGGAAGATGACCGGAGTAAACATGTGGGACCGTGTTTTGGATCCAAAAGAGATTTCTCAACAGGCCAGGCTGTATGGGACTGCTTGTGGTATCCGTGGTAATGTTGTGGCATGGGGTGTGTCTGACATTCAGCCAAAAGAGGGTGTCAAGTTGTTATACTAA